From one Gracilinanus agilis isolate LMUSP501 chromosome 5, AgileGrace, whole genome shotgun sequence genomic stretch:
- the LOC123248735 gene encoding olfactory receptor 2A5 yields MENNQTLITEFILLGFPLGPEMQLFLCIIFSLFYILTLLGNAVILGLICLDSRLHTPMYFFLSHLAIVDISYASNNVPKMLANFLSKTSTISFAPCITQTFLYMAFAHTECLILVVMSYDRYVAICHPLRYTVIMSWRLCTTLAIISWIFGSHLALVHVLLLLRLPFCGPQKVNHFFCELLSVLKLACADTRLNQLVIFIASVFILVGPLLLVLVSYMYILRAILRIQSGEGRKKAFSTCSSHLCVVGLFFGSAIVMYMTPNTSHPEEQQKILSLFYSLFNPTLNPLIYSLRNSEVKGALRRALGKDRPR; encoded by the coding sequence ATGGAGAATAATCAAACACTGATCACAGAATTCATCCTGCTAGGATTTCCTCTTGGCCCTGAGATGCAGCTGTTCCTTTGTATCATTTTCTCACTATTTTATATCCTCACCCTGCTGGGAAATGCAGTAATATTAGGTCTCATCTGTTTGGACTCCCGACTTCACACTcccatgtacttcttcctctcacatttggCCATTGTTGACATCTCCTATGCCTCCAATAATGTCCCAAAGATGCTGGCAAACTTTCTCAGCAAAACTAGTACCATTTCATTTGCTCCATGTATAACACAGACCTTTTTATACATGGCTTTCGCCCACACAGAGTGTCTTATCTTGGTGGTGATGTCCTATGATCGCTATGTGGCAATATGTCACCCCCTCAGATATACTGTCATCATGAGCTGGAGATTGTGTACCACCTTGGCCATTATTTCCTGGATATTTGGCTCCCACCTGGCCCTTGTCCATGTGCTTCTCCTCCTGAGGTTGCCTTTCTGTGGGCCCCAGAAAGTCAATCATTTCTTCTGTGAACTCCTTTCTGTGCTCAAGCTTGCCTGTGCAGATACCAGGCTAAACCAACTTGTAATCTTTATTGCTTCTGTATTTATCCTTGTTGGGCCCCTCCTCTTGGTCCTGGTCTCCTATATGTATATTCTCCGTGCCATCCTGCGAATCCAGTCTGGAGAAGGTAGAAAAAAAGCTTTCTCTACCTGTTCCTCTCACCTCTGTGTGGTTGGGCTCTTCTTTGGTAGCGCCATTGTCATGTACATGACTCCTAACACCAGTCACCCTGAAGAACAACAGAAAATCCTCTCTCTATTTTATAGCCTCTTCAATCCTACACTGAACCCTCTGATATATAGTCTGAGGAATTCAGAAGTGAAGGGTGCTTTGAGGAGAGCACTGGGGAAGGATAGACCAAGATGA
- the LOC123248741 gene encoding olfactory receptor 2A1/2A42-like: MGDNQTMVTEFILLGFFLGPKMKAFLFGLFSLLYTLTLLGNAVILGLICLDSRLHSPMYFFISHLAIVDISYASNTVPPLLGNHLDPVKPISFAGCLTQTFFFLTFALTECLLLLVMSYDRYVAICHPLRYSVIMNWKICTALAITPWASAAFLALVNVILILRVPFCGNLEVNHFFCELLSILRLTCANIWVNQIMVLITSFLFLLGPFCLVLVSYMRIIWAILKIQSGEGRKKAFSTCSSHLCVVGLYFGSGIVMYMIPSSSNPEQQKKILSLFYSFFNPTLNPLIYSLRNAEVKGALRRVLGKERPK; the protein is encoded by the coding sequence ATGGGGGACAATCAGACAATGGTGACAGAATTCATTCTGCTGGGATTCTTTCTTGGCCCAAAGATGAAGGCGTTTCTCTTTGggcttttctccctcctctataCTCTTACCCTTTTGGGGAATGCAGTGATTCTGGGCCTCATCTGTCTGGACTCTCGACTACATAGTCCCATGTATTTCTTCATCTCACATTTGGCCATCGTAGATATCTCTTATGCCTCAAATACGGTCCCGCCATTGTTGGGAAATCACCTGGATCCCGTCAAGCCAATCTCTTTTGCAGGATGTTTGACACAGacctttttctttctaacttttgctctCACAGAATGTCTTCTCCTCTTGGTAATGAGTTATGATCGGTATGTTGCAATCTGCCACCCTCTCAGATACTCTGTCATAATGAATTGGAAAATATGTACTGCACTGGCTATCACACCCTGGGCAAGTGCTGCTTTCTTGGCTCTAGTCAATGTGATTCTTATCCTGAGAGTGCCCTTCTGTGGAAACCTGGAAGTAAACCACTTTTTCTGTGAACTGCTGTCTATACTCAGATTGACTTGTGCCAACATCTGGGTCAACCAGATCATGGTTTTAATCaccagttttttatttttactgggTCCCTTCTGTTTGGTTCTGGTCTCCTACATGCGTATCATCTGGGCTATCCTGAAGATACAGTCTGGAGAAGGTCGAAAAAAAGCATTTTCCACTTGCTCCTCCCACCTCTGTGTTGTTGGGCTATACTTTGGTAGTGGAATTGTCATGTACATGATTCCCAGTTCTAGTAATCCTGAGCAGCAGAAGAAAATCCTTTCCCTATTTTATAGCTTCTTCAATCCTACCCTCAACCCTCTGATTTACAGCCTGAGAAATGCAGAAGTGAAAGGAGCCCTGAGGAGAGTGTTGGGTAAAGAGAGACCCAAGTGA